In a single window of the bacterium (Candidatus Blackallbacteria) CG13_big_fil_rev_8_21_14_2_50_49_14 genome:
- a CDS encoding fructose-bisphosphate aldolase (catalyzes the formation of glycerone phosphate and D-glyceraldehyde 3-phosphate from D-fructose 1,6-bisphosphate) — MSSFGKIQELLGKDAVYLLDHECRTISKDVLHLPGPDFVDRVMTPTDRSNSVLRNLQTIYNTGRLAGSGYLSILPVDQGIEHTAGASFAPNPIYFDPANIVELAIEGGCNAVASTLGVLGSVSRKYAHRIPFIVKLNHNELLTYPNIFDQTLFADVDQAFNMGAVAVGATIYFGSDESRRQIWEISQAFKYAHELGLVTILWCYLRNPAFSQGDTDYHVAADLSSQANHLGVTIEADIIKQKMPENNGGFTALKFAKTHKKVYEQLTTDHPIDLTRYQVANCYMGRAGLINSGGASSGESDLAEAVRTAVINKRAGGMGLISGRKAFQRDMQTGAALLHAIQDVYLCDEVTIA, encoded by the coding sequence ATGAGCAGTTTTGGCAAAATCCAGGAACTCCTGGGTAAAGACGCCGTATATCTCCTGGACCACGAATGCCGGACCATCTCCAAAGATGTTCTGCACCTGCCCGGCCCCGATTTCGTGGATCGGGTCATGACCCCCACCGACCGCTCCAATTCGGTTCTGCGTAATCTGCAAACCATTTACAATACCGGCCGTTTGGCTGGCAGCGGCTATCTCTCGATTTTGCCTGTAGACCAAGGCATCGAGCATACCGCTGGCGCATCTTTCGCTCCCAACCCGATTTATTTTGATCCCGCCAATATTGTTGAACTGGCGATTGAAGGCGGCTGTAACGCCGTGGCCTCTACCCTGGGGGTTTTGGGCTCTGTTTCACGCAAATACGCCCACCGGATTCCCTTTATCGTCAAACTGAACCACAATGAACTGCTAACCTACCCCAATATCTTTGATCAAACCCTCTTCGCAGACGTCGATCAAGCCTTCAATATGGGTGCCGTCGCCGTAGGCGCTACCATTTACTTCGGTTCAGACGAATCCCGCCGTCAGATCTGGGAAATCAGCCAGGCCTTCAAATATGCACATGAGCTGGGCCTGGTCACCATTCTCTGGTGCTATCTGCGTAACCCGGCCTTCAGCCAGGGCGATACCGATTATCACGTGGCAGCCGATCTCAGCAGTCAGGCCAACCACCTGGGTGTCACCATCGAAGCGGATATTATCAAACAAAAAATGCCTGAAAACAACGGCGGCTTTACCGCTCTGAAATTTGCCAAGACCCATAAAAAAGTCTATGAGCAACTGACCACCGATCATCCCATCGATCTGACCCGCTATCAGGTCGCCAACTGCTATATGGGACGTGCTGGCCTGATCAATTCCGGCGGGGCATCCTCGGGTGAATCCGATCTGGCAGAAGCCGTGCGTACAGCTGTCATCAACAAGCGTGCCGGTGGCATGGGCTTGATTTCTGGCCGCAAAGCTTTCCAACGCGATATGCAGACGGGTGCTGCCCTGCTGCATGCAATTCAGGACGTTTACCTCTGTGATGAAGTAACCATCGCCTAA